One window from the genome of Prosthecobacter sp. SYSU 5D2 encodes:
- the dapB gene encoding 4-hydroxy-tetrahydrodipicolinate reductase, protein MSDFKLLVTGCKGRMGQAVISAAEAQGVTVGAGIDVGDSLAEALALCDCTIDFSSHHFTDELVAESLSLQKSLVIGTTGHTSEELARIKEAAKTLPIVFASNFSVGVNTLFWLTRKAAELLGPDFDLEVIEMHHRMKKDAPSGTARTLVEILADVRGLEYDQDCRHGRFGDVGARTPKEIGVHALRGGDVVGDHTVVFANVGERVELTHKASSRDTFAGGAVRAARWLAGKPAGLYDMQDVLGLK, encoded by the coding sequence ATGAGCGATTTCAAACTTCTTGTGACGGGCTGCAAAGGCCGGATGGGCCAGGCTGTCATCAGTGCAGCGGAGGCCCAGGGTGTGACGGTGGGAGCTGGCATTGACGTGGGGGATTCCCTGGCGGAGGCCCTGGCGCTGTGTGACTGCACCATTGATTTTTCCTCCCATCACTTCACTGATGAACTGGTTGCCGAATCCCTGAGCCTTCAAAAAAGCCTTGTCATCGGCACCACGGGCCACACCAGTGAAGAACTGGCCCGGATCAAAGAGGCAGCAAAGACGCTGCCGATTGTCTTTGCCTCTAACTTCAGTGTTGGCGTGAATACGCTTTTCTGGCTGACCCGCAAGGCTGCGGAGCTGCTGGGGCCTGATTTTGACCTGGAAGTCATTGAGATGCATCATCGCATGAAAAAGGACGCGCCAAGCGGTACGGCCCGCACTCTTGTGGAGATCCTCGCGGATGTTCGGGGTCTTGAATACGATCAGGACTGCCGGCATGGCCGGTTTGGGGATGTGGGGGCGCGGACTCCGAAGGAGATTGGCGTTCACGCTCTCCGGGGTGGTGATGTCGTTGGCGACCACACTGTTGTTTTTGCCAATGTGGGCGAGCGGGTGGAGCTGACGCACAAGGCCAGCAGCCGGGATACCTTCGCTGGCGGTGCCGTCCGTGCCGCCCGCTGGCTGGCCGGTAAACCTGCCGGCCTGTATGATATGCAGGATGTATTGGGCCTCAAGTAA
- a CDS encoding transglutaminase family protein, whose translation MDFPPPQISSSTGMRLRVRHLTRFHYDGPVLDSFNDARLCPVSDPLQRCAAFDLRLNPDVPVHTHHDFYLNRVDHFELHQPHETLEVESTSVVETRLDARGLPPTGLTLDSLHAPGVNENYFDFVAESKFISQNVTIWREAVDVIGQNVSDLWADSLRLGQHVHSMFAYDPDWTHVHTNAAEAIKDRRGVCQDYAHVMIALCRSQGIPARYVSGYFFNGKTGTENEASHAWMEVFLPGYGWKAWDPTHGREADTRYIKLAIGRDYDDAKPVSGRFRGKGRQHMEVHVQIRQTE comes from the coding sequence ATGGATTTCCCCCCTCCACAAATCTCCTCCTCCACCGGCATGCGCCTCCGCGTACGCCACCTCACGCGTTTCCATTACGATGGTCCCGTGCTGGACAGCTTCAATGACGCCCGCCTCTGCCCCGTTTCAGATCCCCTTCAGCGCTGTGCCGCCTTTGACCTCCGGCTGAATCCTGACGTCCCTGTCCACACCCACCACGACTTTTACCTGAACCGTGTGGACCACTTCGAGCTCCATCAGCCTCACGAGACCCTGGAGGTCGAGTCCACCTCCGTCGTCGAGACCCGCCTCGATGCGCGCGGCCTCCCACCCACCGGACTCACCCTGGATTCCCTCCACGCCCCCGGCGTCAACGAGAACTACTTCGACTTCGTCGCCGAATCCAAATTCATCTCCCAAAACGTCACCATCTGGCGCGAGGCCGTGGACGTCATCGGCCAGAACGTCAGCGACCTCTGGGCAGATTCCCTCCGCCTCGGCCAGCATGTCCACTCCATGTTCGCCTATGATCCGGACTGGACCCACGTCCACACCAACGCGGCAGAGGCCATTAAAGACCGTCGAGGAGTCTGCCAGGACTATGCCCATGTCATGATTGCCCTCTGCCGCAGTCAGGGCATCCCCGCCCGCTACGTCAGCGGCTATTTTTTCAATGGCAAGACCGGCACCGAAAACGAAGCCTCCCACGCCTGGATGGAAGTCTTTCTCCCCGGTTACGGCTGGAAAGCCTGGGACCCCACCCACGGCCGGGAAGCCGATACCCGCTACATCAAGCTGGCCATCGGCCGCGATTACGACGACGCCAAACCCGTCTCCGGCCGCTTCCGCGGCAAAGGCCGCCAGCACATGGAAGTGCATGTGCAGATCCGGCAGACGGAGTGA
- the folK gene encoding 2-amino-4-hydroxy-6-hydroxymethyldihydropteridine diphosphokinase — protein MPAPLAFGIALGSNLGDRRVHLENAVDALLMRIPAARLAAAASLYETEPVDCAPGSQAFLNTVIELEAALTPQEMHDHLVAVEFLAGRPQERERNAPRTLDLDLLYAGDYQSADPVLTVPHPRLHLRRFVLQPLAEIRPGLHLPGFVASIAQVLTTLADDPSSVRPAGAWRHRLDAQTGPSRR, from the coding sequence ATGCCTGCCCCCCTTGCTTTTGGCATCGCTCTTGGGTCCAACCTGGGCGACCGCCGGGTGCATCTGGAAAACGCCGTGGATGCCCTGCTTATGCGCATTCCGGCGGCGCGGCTGGCTGCCGCAGCTTCTCTGTATGAGACGGAGCCTGTGGACTGTGCTCCGGGCAGCCAGGCATTTTTGAACACGGTTATCGAGCTTGAGGCCGCCCTGACGCCTCAGGAAATGCATGATCATCTTGTGGCTGTGGAATTTTTGGCCGGGCGACCGCAGGAGCGGGAGCGCAATGCTCCCCGGACACTGGATCTGGACCTTCTTTATGCAGGCGATTATCAGAGTGCGGATCCTGTCCTCACCGTGCCGCACCCCCGCCTGCACCTTCGCCGGTTTGTATTGCAGCCGCTTGCGGAGATCCGGCCTGGATTGCATCTGCCTGGTTTTGTGGCAAGCATCGCCCAGGTTTTGACGACGCTGGCTGATGATCCATCCAGTGTCCGTCCGGCGGGTGCCTGGCGTCATCGGCTGGATGCTCAGACCGGACCATCCCGCAGGTGA
- a CDS encoding alpha-E domain-containing protein, whose product MSKSPPTQEEVARHKQTNVMLSRVAGSLYWMSRYLERAENLARLMDVNLQILLDFGQVSEDILKEHWLPILRSTGDEDLFFELYEVADSESVMEFLTFRLENPNSLLSCISNARENGRQVRDQISSEMWEVLNDAYHYLKATDKENLWDGGASAFFDQIKCYSHLFQGITVSTFSRNEGFEFIQFGKYLERADKMTRLLDMKYHILLPKVTDVGGAVDAAQWQAVLRSASAVEPYRRFYVADILFAKVIEFLIFEDTFPRSLMFCLEQMDDFAHLIADTPAGEYRSDGERRFGKFLNNLHFTTAKDIINRGLHEFLTEVQIEISAFGGHLYDTFMYHPPVDMQAEIRFHQQQEQQQQHRR is encoded by the coding sequence ATGTCCAAGTCTCCCCCGACCCAAGAAGAAGTCGCCCGGCACAAGCAGACCAACGTCATGCTGTCCCGCGTTGCCGGCAGCCTTTATTGGATGAGCCGCTACCTTGAGCGCGCCGAAAACCTCGCCCGTCTCATGGACGTCAACCTGCAGATCCTGCTGGATTTCGGCCAGGTCTCCGAAGACATCCTCAAGGAGCACTGGCTGCCCATCCTCCGCTCCACCGGGGATGAAGACCTGTTTTTTGAACTCTATGAAGTCGCCGACAGCGAGAGCGTGATGGAGTTCCTGACGTTCCGGCTGGAGAATCCGAATTCCCTGCTCTCCTGCATTTCCAACGCCCGTGAAAACGGCCGCCAGGTGCGCGACCAGATCTCCAGTGAGATGTGGGAGGTCCTCAACGACGCCTATCATTATCTCAAGGCCACGGACAAAGAAAACCTCTGGGACGGTGGGGCCAGCGCCTTCTTTGACCAGATCAAATGCTACTCCCATTTGTTCCAGGGCATCACGGTTTCCACCTTTTCCCGCAATGAGGGTTTTGAGTTCATCCAGTTCGGCAAATACCTGGAGCGTGCTGACAAGATGACGCGCCTGCTGGACATGAAGTACCACATCCTGCTGCCCAAAGTCACAGATGTGGGCGGTGCTGTGGATGCCGCCCAGTGGCAGGCCGTTCTCCGCTCCGCCAGTGCGGTGGAGCCCTACCGCCGCTTTTACGTCGCGGACATCCTCTTCGCCAAAGTCATCGAGTTCCTCATCTTCGAGGACACCTTCCCACGCTCCCTAATGTTCTGCCTGGAGCAGATGGATGACTTCGCCCACCTCATCGCGGACACCCCGGCGGGTGAATACCGCAGCGATGGCGAACGCCGTTTCGGCAAGTTCCTCAACAACCTCCACTTCACCACCGCCAAGGACATCATCAATCGCGGCCTCCACGAATTCCTCACCGAGGTCCAGATCGAGATCAGTGCCTTTGGCGGTCACCTCTATGACACCTTCATGTACCACCCGCCGGTGGACATGCAGGCGGAGATCCGCTTCCACCAGCAGCAGGAGCAGCAGCAGCAGCACCGCCGGTAA
- a CDS encoding circularly permuted type 2 ATP-grasp protein, which yields MLFDNYQPENFFDEMFTADGTIRPHYRSVAAAFNDVDANEFRNKQTAVEASFMRGGVTFTVYSDSQGTERIFPFDCVPRVISAEEWEIVEKGLIQRLTALNLFLHDIYHDQKIIKDRVIPPQYVLSAKHFRREFMHFEVPKDIYVHICGSDLIRDRNGQYMVLEDNLRCPSGASYMLENRAALKRTFPELFKASGVHSVSNYPAELLKVMQYCAPANFRANDAPNCVLLTPGVFNSAYFEHAFLARQMGIPIVEGRDLVVRDFKVYMRTTAGLVKVDVIYRRIDDDFLDPSVFRADSLLGVPGLVNAYRAGNVSLANSIGTGVADDKVVYYFVPHMIKYYLGEDPILPNVDTFLASEPADCSHILANLDKLVVKSANEAGGYGMLMGPWASKAEIEEFRKLIEDNPRNFIAQDPISLSRHPTWTEEYGFEGRHIDLRPYILYGEKIVVTPGGLTRVALKKGSLVVNSSQGGGSKDTWVLRDSVPE from the coding sequence ATGCTTTTCGACAACTACCAGCCGGAGAACTTCTTCGATGAGATGTTCACTGCCGACGGCACCATCCGTCCGCATTATCGCAGCGTCGCCGCCGCTTTTAACGATGTGGACGCCAACGAGTTCCGTAACAAACAGACCGCCGTGGAGGCGTCCTTCATGCGAGGCGGTGTGACGTTCACCGTTTATAGCGATTCCCAGGGCACCGAGCGCATCTTCCCCTTTGACTGCGTGCCCCGTGTCATCTCGGCGGAGGAATGGGAGATCGTCGAAAAAGGCCTCATCCAGCGCCTCACCGCGCTGAATCTCTTCCTGCATGACATCTACCATGATCAAAAAATCATCAAGGACCGCGTCATCCCACCCCAGTATGTCCTGAGCGCCAAGCACTTCCGCCGCGAGTTCATGCACTTCGAGGTGCCGAAGGACATCTACGTCCACATCTGCGGCAGTGACCTCATCCGCGACCGTAACGGCCAGTATATGGTCCTTGAGGATAACCTCCGCTGCCCTTCCGGCGCCAGTTACATGCTGGAAAATCGCGCCGCCCTTAAGCGTACCTTCCCGGAGCTCTTCAAGGCCAGCGGAGTCCACTCCGTCTCCAATTATCCAGCGGAACTGCTAAAGGTGATGCAATACTGCGCCCCGGCCAATTTCAGGGCCAATGACGCGCCAAACTGCGTACTCCTCACCCCTGGTGTTTTTAACAGCGCCTACTTTGAGCACGCCTTCCTGGCCCGCCAGATGGGCATCCCCATTGTCGAAGGCCGCGACCTCGTGGTCCGTGATTTCAAAGTGTACATGCGCACCACCGCTGGTCTTGTGAAGGTGGATGTCATCTACCGCCGCATTGACGATGACTTCCTGGACCCCTCCGTTTTCCGGGCAGACTCTTTGTTAGGCGTACCTGGCCTGGTCAATGCCTACCGCGCTGGCAATGTCAGCCTGGCCAACAGCATCGGCACCGGCGTGGCGGATGACAAGGTGGTTTATTACTTTGTCCCGCACATGATCAAATACTACCTCGGTGAGGACCCCATCCTGCCGAACGTGGACACCTTCCTGGCCTCGGAACCTGCCGACTGCTCACACATCCTGGCCAACCTGGACAAACTCGTCGTCAAATCTGCAAACGAGGCCGGCGGTTACGGCATGCTCATGGGTCCCTGGGCCTCCAAGGCTGAGATCGAGGAATTCCGCAAATTGATCGAGGACAATCCGCGCAACTTCATCGCCCAGGACCCCATCTCCCTCAGCCGCCACCCCACCTGGACAGAGGAGTATGGTTTTGAAGGCCGCCACATTGATCTTCGTCCCTACATCCTCTACGGCGAAAAAATCGTTGTTACCCCCGGTGGCCTCACCCGTGTGGCCCTCAAGAAAGGCTCCCTTGTCGTCAACAGCTCCCAGGGCGGCGGCTCCAAGGACACCTGGGTACTGCGCGATTCCGTCCCGGAATGA
- a CDS encoding pyridoxamine 5'-phosphate oxidase family protein, translating to MDSINANQPEDNHQDLTATDAVEKIKSLVKKASTCFFCTLVSSSSPIHARPMAVQQVDDAGNLWFLSADDSHKNQELATDHSVALFFQGSAHSDFLQLNGTASISRDRAKIEELWEPIIKTWFTGGIDDPRITVIKVTPNDGYYWDTKHGNAVAGIKMAIGAMLGKTMDDSIEGRLKV from the coding sequence ATGGATTCCATCAACGCCAACCAGCCCGAAGACAACCACCAGGACCTCACCGCCACCGACGCGGTCGAAAAAATCAAATCGCTCGTCAAAAAGGCCAGCACCTGCTTCTTCTGCACCCTTGTCTCCTCCAGCAGCCCCATCCACGCCCGGCCCATGGCCGTCCAGCAGGTGGACGACGCCGGCAACCTCTGGTTCCTCAGCGCCGACGACAGCCACAAAAACCAGGAGCTCGCCACCGATCATTCCGTCGCCCTCTTCTTCCAGGGTTCCGCCCATTCCGATTTCCTCCAGCTCAATGGCACCGCCAGTATCTCCAGAGATCGCGCCAAAATTGAGGAACTCTGGGAGCCCATCATCAAAACCTGGTTCACCGGCGGCATTGACGATCCCCGCATCACCGTCATCAAAGTCACCCCCAACGACGGTTACTATTGGGACACCAAACATGGCAACGCCGTCGCCGGCATCAAAATGGCCATCGGTGCCATGCTCGGCAAAACCATGGACGACTCCATTGAAGGGCGGTTGAAAGTTTAA
- a CDS encoding penicillin-binding transpeptidase domain-containing protein, whose protein sequence is MSHFLFHVFSLLFLAGQVVAQKQTEEKELGAVFEKHGLEGCFVVLNPVTSILHVYNPARAARGFLPASTFKIPMALMGLDTGTVKDVDEVIPYGGTKEWLKDWERDMNLKEAMKLSNVAIFHQVARRVGMDRMQECLRLFDYGNQQTGDDVGRRYWLEGPMAISALQQVDFLRRLTGGEIPLKKRTLESVKEITLYESQGGATIYAKTGWSGSTGQQVGWWVGWVEKDGRNFPFALNATVPTMAVAKKRIPVALECLAALWIWNVE, encoded by the coding sequence ATGAGCCATTTCCTTTTTCATGTGTTTAGCCTTCTCTTTCTTGCGGGGCAGGTGGTAGCTCAGAAGCAGACAGAGGAAAAAGAGCTGGGAGCAGTCTTTGAAAAACATGGTCTGGAGGGGTGTTTTGTGGTTTTGAATCCGGTCACCAGCATTCTTCATGTCTATAACCCGGCCCGCGCGGCAAGGGGATTCCTGCCAGCTTCCACCTTCAAGATCCCCATGGCGCTGATGGGGCTGGATACGGGAACGGTGAAGGATGTGGACGAGGTCATCCCGTATGGGGGGACGAAGGAATGGCTGAAGGACTGGGAGCGCGACATGAACCTGAAAGAGGCCATGAAGCTGTCCAATGTCGCCATTTTTCATCAGGTGGCCCGGCGCGTGGGCATGGACCGGATGCAGGAGTGTCTGCGCCTGTTTGACTATGGAAACCAGCAGACGGGCGATGATGTGGGCAGGCGATACTGGCTGGAGGGACCGATGGCGATTTCAGCGTTGCAACAGGTGGATTTCCTGCGCCGTCTGACGGGCGGAGAGATCCCGCTCAAGAAAAGGACACTGGAGTCCGTGAAGGAGATTACCCTCTATGAAAGCCAAGGAGGGGCAACGATCTATGCCAAGACGGGCTGGTCCGGGAGCACAGGCCAGCAAGTCGGCTGGTGGGTGGGCTGGGTGGAAAAAGACGGACGGAATTTCCCCTTTGCCCTCAATGCCACCGTCCCGACGATGGCGGTGGCGAAGAAGAGGATCCCGGTGGCGCTGGAGTGTTTGGCCGCTCTTTGGATTTGGAATGTGGAATGA
- a CDS encoding pentapeptide repeat-containing protein produces the protein MASITPQEVEAHQLWLQSGGTEGSQVDETGLDLSGADLAGLNLSRGQFVGTVFDGADLVGTDFSGADFSGATFEGADLSGADLRGADLGGVTLSGANLSGANLTGADLSGARMVGCNLSHADFTDADLIAADLTNSLQTRIILTGAKLNDTQGLE, from the coding sequence ATGGCCTCCATCACACCTCAAGAAGTCGAAGCCCATCAACTCTGGCTCCAGTCCGGCGGCACCGAAGGCAGCCAGGTGGATGAGACCGGACTGGATCTCAGTGGCGCCGATCTGGCAGGTCTGAACCTTTCGCGCGGACAGTTCGTCGGCACTGTTTTTGATGGCGCGGATCTGGTCGGCACCGACTTCTCCGGTGCAGACTTCAGCGGAGCCACCTTTGAAGGCGCGGACCTTTCCGGGGCCGATCTGCGCGGTGCCGATCTCGGCGGCGTCACACTCAGCGGAGCCAACCTTTCCGGTGCCAATCTCACCGGCGCGGACCTCTCAGGAGCCCGAATGGTCGGCTGCAATCTCAGCCACGCGGATTTCACCGATGCCGACCTCATCGCCGCCGACCTGACCAATTCCCTGCAAACCCGCATCATCCTGACAGGAGCCAAGCTTAACGATACCCAGGGTCTGGAATAA
- a CDS encoding RNA pyrophosphohydrolase codes for MSESSALPITIPILYRPNVGIILTNAKDEIFVAERINIPGAWQFPQGGIDDGEDAETAMYREMAEEIGVTRDKVQLLERRDGYRYAFAKGRLKYGIYGGQEQSYFRCRFLGEDRDVNLAATHQEFSHWRWIRPQEFQMNWVPKFKRTVYRQVFWDFFGLELSPPES; via the coding sequence ATGTCCGAAAGCTCCGCCTTGCCCATCACCATCCCCATTCTGTACCGTCCAAACGTCGGCATCATCCTCACCAATGCGAAGGATGAGATTTTCGTGGCTGAGCGCATCAACATTCCTGGCGCGTGGCAGTTTCCCCAGGGCGGCATAGACGATGGTGAAGATGCGGAAACCGCCATGTACCGGGAGATGGCGGAAGAGATCGGAGTGACACGCGACAAAGTCCAGTTGCTGGAGCGACGTGACGGATACCGCTATGCCTTTGCGAAAGGGCGGCTCAAATACGGCATCTACGGGGGCCAGGAGCAGAGCTACTTTCGCTGCCGTTTTCTTGGAGAGGACCGTGATGTGAACCTGGCCGCCACCCATCAGGAATTCAGCCATTGGCGCTGGATCAGGCCGCAGGAGTTTCAGATGAACTGGGTGCCCAAGTTTAAACGCACCGTTTACCGACAGGTCTTTTGGGATTTCTTTGGCCTGGAACTGAGTCCGCCTGAAAGTTGA
- a CDS encoding thioredoxin family protein codes for MPQPVLRFLLSFFLIATVAAPLRVEAQFDLTPNSAEAPAAIVTATLVPEVLSAAPGESFRIAVKLVHAEEWHTYGKVLPADVIGKPTSLNWTLPEGWTLEELPWPETHEVPSTDGKTSQGYDGTVYLPARVTPNGKVGDSVQISVKVDALACDPKNCMPVKPEASLTFSLTEKTVPDPAMLVVFGEREGEASSADSASNTANPDQKSFGGFLLFAFIGGLILNIMPCVFPVLGIKIMSVVQQSGKDKRMVLLHGLAYTLGVLICFWALGALVISLGKAWGFQLQSPGFVYGLCAFFLIFGLNMAGVFEIGASAVGVGANLQSKHGLSGSFFSGLLATIVATPCSAPFLGSALGYTVTLPAFQAMLMFSMIGLGLASPFLVLSMMPKLVSALPRPGAWMESFKQGMSFLLFGTVAFLAWVLTGMVQGQPMLFTLFGLVIIALGCWIYGRWSLPHKPARTRAVAVILTLLSIGGGLAFGWPQIEKKWETWSPELVAELRAEGKPVYIDYTAQWCFTCQVNKRVYQDEGLMKLIADKKVVLLKADWTNEDPRITKALSALGKAAVPVNVLYAPGKDEPVILPELLTVDNVSAAIKDL; via the coding sequence ATGCCCCAACCTGTCTTGCGTTTTCTCCTGAGCTTCTTTTTGATCGCCACCGTCGCGGCACCGCTGCGGGTCGAGGCCCAGTTTGATCTGACCCCGAACTCAGCGGAGGCCCCTGCCGCCATAGTGACCGCCACCCTGGTGCCTGAAGTCCTCAGCGCAGCACCGGGCGAGTCCTTCCGCATCGCGGTGAAGCTGGTTCATGCGGAGGAATGGCATACTTATGGCAAGGTGCTCCCCGCAGATGTCATCGGCAAACCGACCTCACTGAACTGGACGCTACCGGAGGGCTGGACCCTTGAGGAACTGCCCTGGCCGGAAACGCATGAAGTACCCTCCACCGATGGCAAGACGAGCCAGGGATACGACGGCACCGTTTATCTGCCCGCCCGTGTGACGCCTAACGGCAAGGTGGGCGACAGTGTGCAGATCTCCGTCAAGGTGGATGCCCTGGCCTGCGACCCGAAGAACTGCATGCCCGTCAAACCGGAGGCCAGCCTGACTTTCAGCCTGACGGAAAAAACAGTGCCGGATCCGGCCATGCTGGTGGTCTTTGGTGAGCGTGAAGGTGAGGCCAGCAGCGCTGACTCCGCCAGCAACACCGCCAATCCGGATCAAAAAAGCTTCGGCGGATTCCTTCTCTTTGCCTTCATCGGCGGGCTCATCCTCAACATCATGCCCTGCGTCTTTCCGGTGCTGGGCATCAAAATCATGAGCGTGGTGCAGCAGTCAGGAAAAGACAAACGCATGGTCCTGCTCCACGGTCTGGCCTATACCCTGGGTGTGCTCATTTGCTTTTGGGCGCTGGGGGCGCTGGTCATTTCGTTGGGAAAGGCCTGGGGCTTCCAGTTGCAATCCCCCGGCTTTGTTTATGGGCTGTGTGCCTTCTTCCTCATCTTTGGGCTCAACATGGCGGGGGTGTTTGAGATCGGCGCATCGGCGGTCGGGGTGGGCGCCAATTTGCAGTCGAAGCATGGCCTTAGCGGTTCCTTTTTCTCCGGCCTGCTGGCGACCATCGTTGCCACGCCCTGTTCGGCTCCGTTTCTTGGTAGCGCCCTCGGTTATACCGTCACCCTGCCTGCCTTCCAGGCCATGCTGATGTTCAGCATGATCGGCCTGGGTCTGGCCAGCCCGTTCCTGGTGCTGTCCATGATGCCAAAGCTGGTCTCAGCCCTGCCGCGTCCAGGCGCGTGGATGGAAAGTTTTAAACAAGGCATGTCCTTCCTGCTCTTCGGCACCGTCGCCTTCCTGGCCTGGGTGCTCACGGGCATGGTGCAGGGCCAGCCGATGCTCTTCACACTGTTCGGCCTGGTCATCATCGCCCTTGGTTGCTGGATTTACGGCCGCTGGTCCCTGCCCCATAAGCCGGCGCGAACCCGCGCTGTTGCAGTGATCCTCACACTTCTGTCCATTGGCGGAGGACTGGCTTTTGGCTGGCCGCAGATCGAGAAAAAATGGGAGACCTGGTCTCCTGAACTGGTGGCGGAACTGCGTGCGGAAGGCAAGCCTGTGTATATTGATTACACCGCCCAGTGGTGCTTCACCTGCCAGGTGAACAAGCGTGTCTATCAGGATGAAGGTCTCATGAAGCTCATCGCGGACAAGAAGGTGGTGCTGCTGAAAGCTGACTGGACCAATGAAGATCCGCGTATCACCAAAGCCCTTTCCGCATTGGGCAAGGCCGCCGTGCCAGTGAATGTCCTCTATGCCCCCGGCAAAGATGAACCCGTCATCCTGCCGGAACTGCTGACGGTGGACAATGTCTCCGCAGCCATCAAAGACCTTTAA
- a CDS encoding DUF1501 domain-containing protein: protein MTPDFLNVSRRQFFNQSGMALGSAALGSLLARDLPAAGQASLIGHQPGPHFAPKAKQVIYLHMIGAPSQLDLFDYKPVLQKHDGQKCPEELLKGKRFAFIGGEMTLAGSPYKFNKHGQSGQELSELLPHLATVADEICLLKGMHTNEINHAPAQMFLHTGFGQGGRPSMGAWVTYGLGSDNRDMPSYVVLLSGPPGGAGTTLWSTGFLPSVYQGVQFRGTGEPVLFLNNPEGHDRKDRRQVLDAVRALNEHQLGIVGDPEISTRISQYEMAYRMQASVPELMDISQESQATLDMYGAQPGKASFANNCLLARRLVERGVRMVQLYDSDWDHHGGLDKRLRAKTKDVDQGMAALVRDLKQRGLLDETLVVWGGEFGRTPLRQGTNGNGQAISGGRDHHKDAYTMWMAGGGVKGGVTHGRTDEMGFNVIENGVHIHDLNATLLHLLGLDHERLTFRYQGRDFRLTDVHGDIVKSILA from the coding sequence ATGACGCCAGACTTTCTCAACGTCTCCCGCCGCCAGTTCTTCAACCAGTCAGGCATGGCCCTTGGCTCTGCGGCATTGGGCTCCCTCCTGGCGCGGGATTTGCCTGCGGCCGGGCAGGCCAGCCTCATAGGCCACCAGCCGGGTCCCCACTTTGCCCCCAAGGCCAAGCAGGTCATTTACCTGCACATGATCGGCGCACCTTCACAACTGGACCTCTTTGACTACAAACCTGTGCTGCAGAAGCATGATGGCCAGAAGTGCCCGGAGGAGCTGCTGAAGGGAAAACGTTTCGCCTTCATCGGTGGAGAGATGACCCTGGCAGGCAGTCCCTATAAGTTTAACAAACATGGCCAGAGCGGTCAGGAACTGTCCGAGTTGCTTCCGCATCTCGCCACGGTGGCGGATGAAATCTGCCTTCTCAAAGGCATGCATACCAATGAGATCAACCACGCCCCGGCGCAGATGTTTCTGCACACCGGATTCGGCCAGGGCGGCCGTCCCAGCATGGGGGCCTGGGTGACGTATGGTCTGGGCAGCGACAACCGTGACATGCCCTCTTACGTCGTCCTGCTGTCCGGCCCTCCCGGCGGCGCAGGCACCACATTGTGGAGCACCGGCTTCCTGCCCAGTGTCTATCAGGGCGTACAGTTCCGTGGCACCGGGGAGCCTGTGCTGTTCCTGAACAATCCCGAAGGCCATGACCGCAAGGACCGCCGCCAGGTGCTGGATGCGGTGCGTGCGCTGAATGAGCACCAGCTCGGCATCGTCGGGGATCCGGAGATCTCCACCCGCATCAGCCAGTATGAAATGGCCTACCGCATGCAGGCCAGCGTGCCGGAGCTCATGGACATTTCTCAGGAATCCCAGGCCACTCTGGACATGTATGGCGCGCAGCCCGGCAAGGCCTCCTTTGCCAACAACTGTTTGTTAGCCCGCCGCCTTGTTGAGCGCGGCGTGCGCATGGTGCAGCTTTACGATTCCGACTGGGACCATCATGGCGGTCTGGACAAACGCCTGCGCGCCAAGACCAAGGATGTGGACCAGGGCATGGCCGCCCTCGTGCGCGACCTCAAGCAGCGCGGCCTGCTGGATGAAACGCTGGTTGTCTGGGGCGGCGAGTTCGGCCGCACCCCTCTGCGCCAGGGTACCAATGGCAACGGCCAGGCCATCAGCGGCGGGCGCGACCACCACAAGGACGCCTACACCATGTGGATGGCCGGCGGTGGTGTCAAAGGCGGCGTCACCCATGGCCGCACGGATGAGATGGGTTTCAACGTCATCGAAAATGGCGTCCACATTCATGATTTGAATGCCACTCTCCTGCATCTGCTCGGCCTGGATCACGAGCGCCTGACCTTCCGTTATCAGGGCCGTGACTTCCGGCTCACGGATGTTCATGGCGACATTGTGAAAAGCATCCTGGCATAA